The window ATACTCATCGAAAATATTATAGTATATTGCAATCAAAATGTCTAGTTTGAGTTTTTTGTCAATACCCCCACCCCCGCTTTTTTATAATAAAAAAATAATTTTATTTTAATTTATTGACATACGGCTCTTTCTGCTTTATACTGCCCGTATGAAAAAAACAAACGAAAATCCGCTTGCAAAAATTCCGCAAACGGAAAAAATCTTAAATGAATGTATTTTAAAAGAAACAATAAAAAAAATAGGAAAGCCCAACGTCGCAAAAGCGGCTTGTTTATATTTGGAAAAGGTAAGAAAAGAAGCTCTTTTAGGTAAGGCCGTCCCTTCGATTACGGAATGTGCCGAAGAAGTAAAAAAATTATGCATTCCTATTTTGCGCAAACGTATTACACCTGTAATAAATGCAACGGGAATAATTTTGCACACCAATCTCGGACGCTCTCCCTTGCCTGAAACAATTTGGGACGCTGCAAAGGAAGCCGCTTCTTCATATTCTTCGATAGAAATGGATTTAACCGACGGCAGCCGCGGAAAGCGCTTTGAATTTTTAAATGAATGTATGTGTCTTCTGACCGGAGCGGCTTCCGCAGTTATGCTTAACAATAATGCCGCAGCCGTTTTTTTAATGCTTAAGGCCCTTGCGGGAAACAAAGAAGTAATTGTTTCAAGAGGGCAACAAGTACAAATAGGCGGAGGTTTTAGAATTCCTGAAATTTTAGAAATGGCAGGCTGTAAATTGGTTGAAGTCGGAACAACCAATATAACAACCCTTGATGATATAAAAAAGGCAATTAACGAAAACACCGCTATGCTGCTTTGGGTTCATACCTCAAACTATAAAATACGGGGCTTTACCGGACAGCCTGAAATAAGAGAAATAAAAGAAATTTTACCTGAAAACGTTATCTTAGCGGTTGACCAGGGTTCCGGAAATTTAAGTTTAAATGTACCGGAAGAGCCCTCCGTTTCTTCCATTTTAAAAGAAGGAGCCGATTTGGTTTGTTTTTCGGGAGATAAAATTTTAGGAGGCCCGCAGGCAGGCTGGGTAGCGGGTAACGCCGATTATGTAAAAACAATTTCAAAAAATCAGCTTATGCGGACTTACCGTGTAGGAAGGGCTGTTGCAAGTTTAATGCAGGAAACTTTGGTTTTTTATTTAAATCAAGGCGAATCGGCTGCGGCAAAAGCGTTAAATACAGAAACCGAAAAAATAAAAAAGCGCGCGGAAAAAATAGTTTCCATGCTTCCGCAAAACAAAGCGGAAGTTATAAAAAAGCCTTTTTCTTTAGGCGGCGGAAGTACTCCGGATACGGGATTTCCCTCATGGGCGATTAAAATTAAATCGGCAAAAACCGCAGAAAAAATAAAAACGGAATTACGCGGAATGGAAATTCCTATAATAGGCTTTATAGAAGACGGAAACTTTTTTATTCACCCTGCAAGCATACCAGAAAAAGACGATGAATATGTAATCGGCTGCGTAAAAAAATGTATATAAAATTTTTATAAATTAAAGACTTTCCGCAAAGCGGGAAAAAACCGCAAGTCTATTAGGTACTGGATTTTTTTTCGGAAACCTGATATATTCACAACAGGTTTATAAAACTTTATAAGGAGTTTAAAAATGCTGAAAGAAATACGCGGAAAAAGCGCAAAGAATTTGCGCGGCAGAAGTTTTTTAAAATTGTTGGATTTCACTACGGATGAAATCCGCTATTTACTCGATTTGTCTAAAAATTTTAAAGACATGAAACGGGCAGGAATTCCTCACCGCTATCTGGAAGGAAAAAACATTGTTCTTTTATTTGAAAAAACATCTACAAGAACACGATGTTCTTTTGAAGTCGCAGGTTATGACCTCGGTATGGGTGTTACGTATCTTGACCCCAATTCATCTCAAATGGGGCACAAAGAATCAATCGAAGATACAGCCCGCGTTTTGGGAAGAATGTACGACGGAATTGAATACAGAGGTTTTAGCCAAGAATTGGTAGAAACCCTTGCCGAATATTCGGGCGTTCCCGTATGGAACGGCTTAACCGACCTTTTCCACCCGACTCAAATGTTGGCCGACCTTTTGACAATTGAAGAAAAATTCGGTTATCTTAAAGGCTTAAAATTCACATATATGGGCGATGCCAGAAACAATGTAGCAAACTCTTTGATGATTGCTTGCGTAAAAATGGGAATGCATTTTACTGCCTGCTCGCCGAAACACCTTTTCCCGACGGAAGACCTCGTAAAGCAAGCTAAAGAAATTGCAAACGAAACAGGCGGAAGCGTAACCTTAACCGATGACGTAAATGCCGGAACAAAGGGAGCTCACGTTCTTTATACCGATATTTGGGTATCTATGGGCGAACCCGACAGCGTATGGGAAGAAAGAATTAAACTCTTAAAACCCTATCAGGTAAACAAGGCCGCTATGGATAATGCGGACAAAGATGCTATATTCCTGCACTGTCTGCCTTCTTTCCATGACCTTAAAACGACAAAAGGTCAGGAAATCAATAAAAAATTCGGCTTACCCGAAATGGAAGTAACAAACGAAATATTCGAATCTTCCAAATCGG is drawn from Treponema pedis and contains these coding sequences:
- the selA gene encoding L-seryl-tRNA(Sec) selenium transferase, whose translation is MKKTNENPLAKIPQTEKILNECILKETIKKIGKPNVAKAACLYLEKVRKEALLGKAVPSITECAEEVKKLCIPILRKRITPVINATGIILHTNLGRSPLPETIWDAAKEAASSYSSIEMDLTDGSRGKRFEFLNECMCLLTGAASAVMLNNNAAAVFLMLKALAGNKEVIVSRGQQVQIGGGFRIPEILEMAGCKLVEVGTTNITTLDDIKKAINENTAMLLWVHTSNYKIRGFTGQPEIREIKEILPENVILAVDQGSGNLSLNVPEEPSVSSILKEGADLVCFSGDKILGGPQAGWVAGNADYVKTISKNQLMRTYRVGRAVASLMQETLVFYLNQGESAAAKALNTETEKIKKRAEKIVSMLPQNKAEVIKKPFSLGGGSTPDTGFPSWAIKIKSAKTAEKIKTELRGMEIPIIGFIEDGNFFIHPASIPEKDDEYVIGCVKKCI
- the argF gene encoding ornithine carbamoyltransferase, translating into MLKEIRGKSAKNLRGRSFLKLLDFTTDEIRYLLDLSKNFKDMKRAGIPHRYLEGKNIVLLFEKTSTRTRCSFEVAGYDLGMGVTYLDPNSSQMGHKESIEDTARVLGRMYDGIEYRGFSQELVETLAEYSGVPVWNGLTDLFHPTQMLADLLTIEEKFGYLKGLKFTYMGDARNNVANSLMIACVKMGMHFTACSPKHLFPTEDLVKQAKEIANETGGSVTLTDDVNAGTKGAHVLYTDIWVSMGEPDSVWEERIKLLKPYQVNKAAMDNADKDAIFLHCLPSFHDLKTTKGQEINKKFGLPEMEVTNEIFESSKSVVFDEAENRMHTIKAVMYATMC